The window CGGCGGCAGCTCGCGGCCCTGCAACGGCGGGAGCTGACGTACGCGCCGGAGTTGGACGGGCAGGCCGATCCGGGTGAGATCGTCTGGACCTGGGTGCCGTACGAGGACGACCCCCGCCAGGGCAAGGACCGTCCCGTACTGGTCGTCGGGCGGCAGAGCCGGACCCTGTACGGCCTGATGCTCTCCAGCCAGAGCGAGCGTCACGGCCAGCGGAACTGGTTCGCCCTCGGCCCCGGCGAGTGGGACCGCGACAACCGGCCGAGCTTCCTGCGCCTCGACCGTGTGCTCACCATGCGCGAGGACAGCATCCGGCGCGAGGGCGCGGTGCTCGACCGTGGCCGCTTCGACCGGGTCTGCCAGGCGCTGCGCGCCGGCTACGGCTGGCGCTGACCGGCAGCACGAAGACCCGGCCTGGTTCCATTGAGGCCGGTGCGTCGGCGAGGGGAGTACGTCGTGGCAACCTGGCTCGGTGTGGTGGTCGCGGTGGCGGCGCTGCTCGTTTCCGCGCTCACCGCGTACGTCGCCCATCGGCATCGGCGGGAGGACGTCCAGACCGCCCGGGTGACCGCGTACTTCCATTGGAACGCCGCATTCGCAAAGGTGTCATTGGGCGACGGGCAGGAGCCGGTACAGGTCGGTTACAACCTTGTCGTGTGGAACCAGGGACCGGCATCGGCATTGCGCGTCGGACTGGTCGTCATGGACACCGACGGGCGGGTGGTGGATCT of the Micromonospora sp. NBC_01796 genome contains:
- a CDS encoding type II toxin-antitoxin system PemK/MazF family toxin, whose protein sequence is MARRGPAPVPGQPTPAQVARRRQLAALQRRELTYAPELDGQADPGEIVWTWVPYEDDPRQGKDRPVLVVGRQSRTLYGLMLSSQSERHGQRNWFALGPGEWDRDNRPSFLRLDRVLTMREDSIRREGAVLDRGRFDRVCQALRAGYGWR